In Metarhizium brunneum chromosome 3, complete sequence, a genomic segment contains:
- the rec8 gene encoding Meiotic recombination protein rec8: MFFSHEILSNNQYGVATIWLVATVGKTGQRKLSRKTLQDVDIPRACEKILDPGAPLALRLQGNLLYGVSRVFSHQCNYVLSDAGKTQSDMMTFFRSMNTSATDENAGKAKRQHITLQDDPSFDPMAMLPGLEKLLNTETLFSFTATQESAAKYSQMSPLDNVSLASAATSRRSSFIGLDIPLSSHSVGSYQLPGDLGRYSSPFNKGIQEPDNMPELASFADNEFDPICGVGLDFDADGNLIGILDDEPELPPLRGTSPDPLLAAGITTPRLEDIMHQDNQDVAEEPIPDLGEAALPDAEPFAVPPAVEERNTDALTLTTETTETGKAAAPYRASHRRRFPEMLDQELRVPRDEFRGWTEDYATNMLAVRNKIKATTQAKAKQNALAFLYLKGIAQVGNFQRDFGVNHPLAHEFAGTALKAHVLGLNVDDIEDINPKKGRRRKSPEAFGHGNDNIRNVRQRIDEDEFARGEAAAPADGLDLGHDSAPELGLEAGAALEDKHSSSLMPWSRQGSAAPGSAPRAPGSAQKSVAAPSPLHGRARGSLIGSVERQSDPIEGSLGVVGFDSQLSSMDFDQGLLTLNLGAADDTLPSTQGLDTSSQRFLTYVANQVVADEALGARGAQQKYWIDFDSLASPNVHTKAIAAQAFLHVLSLATKGVISVEQDGIQDKQPFGALRVGLAGHVLDAATAILE; encoded by the exons ATGTTTTTCAGTCATGAGA TCTTAAGTAACAACCAATATGGTGTTGCAACAATATG GCTTGTCGCAACCGTTGGCAAAACTGGCCAGCGGAAGTTAAGTCGCAAGACCCTTCAAGATGTTGACATCCCCAGGGCATGCGAGAAGATTCTTGATCCTGGGGCCCCTCTTGCTTTACGACTTCAGGGGAACCTGCTATATGGAGTCTCACGGGTGTTTTCTCACCAGTGCAACTACGTTCTTTCGGATGCCGGGAAGACTCAATCGGATATGATGACCTTCTTTCGCTCCATGAATACAAGCGCGACGGATGAGAATGCAGGAAAGGCCAA GCGACAACACATCACGCTCCAAGATGACCCCAGCTTCGACCCTATGGCGATGCTTCCAGGGTTGGAAAAGTTGCTCAACACCGAGACCCTCTTCAGCTTTACGGCAACTCAGGAATCGGCCGCCAAATACTCGCAGATGTCACCACTTGACAACGTTAGCCTAGCGAGTGCAGCCACCAGTCGTCGCTCAAGCTTCATCGGCTTGGATATTCCTCTTTCATCACACTCTGTCGGAAGCTACCAACTTCCTGGTGACCTTGGCCGCTACAGTTCGCCCTTTAATAAGGGCATCCAGGAACCAGACAACATGCCCGAACTAGCCTCATTTGCAGACAATGAATTCGATCCAATTTGCGGCGTCGGCCTTGATTTTGATGCTGACGGCAACTTGATCGGCATACTTGACGATGAGCCTGAACTGCCACCCTTGCGTGGCACGAGTCCCGACCCTCTCCTCGCGGCCGGTATTACGACGCCGAGACTTGAGGATATAATGCATCAAGATAATCAGGACGTGGCGGAAGAGCCCATTCCTGATCTCGGTGAAGCCGCACTGCCAGATGCAGAACCGTTCGCAGTACCCCCGGCCGTCGAGGAACGCAACACCGACGCACTAACACTGACCACGGAGACCACAGAGACGGGGAAAGCCGCAGCTCCATACAGAGCTTCCCATCGCCGGAGGTTTCCAGAAATGCTTGACCAAGAACTCCGAGTCCCACGAGACGAGTTTCGTGGTTGGACCGAGGACTATGCGACAAACATGCTCGCTGTCCGCAACAAAATCAAGGCCACAACGCAAGCAAAAGCCAAACAAAACGCACTCGCGTTTCTCTACTTGAAGGGGATAGCACAAGTTGGCAATTTCCAGAGAGACTTCGGTGTCAACCACCCATTGGCACATGAATTCGCTGGCACAGCTCTAAAGGCTCATGTCCTGGGGCTTAACGTAGACGACATTGAGGATATCAATCCGAAGAAGGGCAGACGCCGCAAGTCACCTGAAGCATTTGGGCACGGCAACGACAACATCAGAAACGTACGACAGCGTATAGACGAAGATGAGTTCGCGCGAGGAGAAGCCGCCGCGCCCGCGGATggcctcgacctcggccACGACTCGGCCCCAGAACTAGGCCTAGAAGCCGGAGCAGCACTCGAGGACAAGCACTCTTCCTCTCTGATGCCCTGGAGCCGCCAGGGATCCGCGGCACCTGGATCGGCCCCGCGCGCCCCGGGAAGTGCTCAGAAGTCCGTCGCGGCGCCCAGCCCCCTCCACGGCCGAGCAAGAGGAAGCCTCATCGGCTCCGTCGAAAGACAGAGCGACCCCATCGAGGGCTCTCTTGGAGTTGTCGGCTTCGACTCCCAGCTGTCCTCGATGGACTTTGACCAGGGCCTCCTGACGCTCAACCTCGGTGCCGCGGACGACACCCTTCCATCTACCCAGGGGCTAGACACCTCCAGCCAACGCTTCCTGACGTACGTTGCGAACCAGGTCGTGGCGGACGAGGCCCTCGGAGCCCGCGGCGCCCAGCAGAAATACTGGATTGATTTCGACAGTCTTGCCAGTCCGAATGTCcacaccaaggccattgctgCACAGGCTTTCCTTCACGTGCTTTCCCTCGCGACCAAGGGCGTCATTTCTGTTGAGCAGGACGGCATCCAGGACAAGCAGCCCTTTGGCGCTCTCCGCGTCGGGCTTGCAGGCCACGTTCTGGACGCGGCTACCGCCATCCTTGAATGA
- the accs gene encoding 1-aminocyclopropane-1-carboxylate synthase-like protein 1, which translates to MESYLSKRSAASLEKQSLPWRFAPSQTYDAEKNPDGLISFGTAENKLITSNVESFVNSAVKFESQQFTYGFSLAGGARFPTALAVHLNEYLRPYTPITADHIKVTGSATPMHEILAWGLADPGDGIMTSRPVYGRFELDFGNRADVSVVYADTDAENAFDEDVVDKFEDALVKSEAAGVKIRAVLIVNPHNPLGKCYPRNTLVALMKFCQRHNIHLISDEIYACSTFDSGEPSATEFTSILAIDPEGLIDTERLHVTYGFSKDFGSAGLRIGAIITRSKAVEAAIRGVIRFHNPAGPSLAIGAAMLEDRKWCREFVELNRVKLKEAYGVATSGLKDIGVQYLAGSNAGFFLWIDLSPYLPTDLDGEPNAEFALAKKLMANGVFLHPREEHSLKPGWFRMVYTQDPDIVKEGIKRIKTTISQ; encoded by the exons ATGGAGTCCTATCTTTCCAAACGTTCGGCCGCTTCTCTCGAGAAGCAAAGCTTACCCTGGAGATTTGCACCCTCACAGACGTATGATGCTGAGAAGAACCCGGACGGCCTGATTTCATTCGGAACCGCTGAGAAT AAACTAATCACCAGCAACGTGGAAAGCTTCGTGAATAGTGCC GTGAAATTCGAATCGCAGCAATTCACATATGGCTTCAGTCTTGCGGGCGGAGCCCGCTTTCCAACAGCACTAGCAGTCCATCTCAATGAGTACTTGAGGCCGTACACACCCATCACGGCCGATCACATCAAGGTCACCGGCTCTGCCACCCCGATGCACGAAATCCTCGCCTGGGGGCTGGCCGACCCAGGAGACGGAATCATGACAAGCCGTCCAGTGTACGGACGATTCGAGCTAGACTTTGGCAACAGAGCCGACGTCAGTGTCGTTTACGCCGACACTGACGCAGAAAATGCCTTTGACGAGGACGTTGTCGACAAGTTTGAAGACGCCCTGGTCAAGTCCGAGGCCGCGGGTGTAAAGATCAGAGCCGTCCTCATCGTGAATCCGCATAACCCTCTAG GGAAATGTTATCCCCGAAACACCCTCGTCGCTCTCATGAAATTCTGCCAACGCCACAACATCCACCTCATAAGTGACGAGATCTACGCCTGCTCAACCTTCGACTCGGGCGAGCCCTCCGCCACCGAATTCACATCCATCCTTGCCATCGACCCCGAGGGCCTCATCGACACCGAACGCCTCCACGTAACCTACGGCTTCAGCAAGGACTTTGGCTCCGCAGGCCTCCGCATCGGCGCCATCATCACTCGTAGCAAGGCCGTCGAAGCAGCCATCCGGGGAGTCATCCGCTTCCACAACCCGGCCGGCCCCAgtcttgccattggcgccgccaTGCTGGAGGATCGGAAGTGGTGCCGCGAGTTTGTGGAACTCAACCGGGTCAAGTTAAAGGAGGCGTATGGCGTTGCCACGTCGGGGTTGAAGGACATCGGCGTGCAGTATCTGGCGGGGAGCAAcgccggcttcttcttgtggaTTGACTTGTCGCCGTATCTGCCGACCGACTTGGACGGCGAGCCGAATGCCGAGTTtgccctggccaagaagctgatGGCAAATGGAGTGTTTTTGCATCCAAGGGAGGAACATTCACTCAAGCCGGGCTGGTTTCGGATGGTTTATACACAGGATCCCGATATTGTAAAGGAAGGCATCAAGAG GATTAAAACGACCATTTCCCAATGA
- the ade7 gene encoding Phosphoribosylaminoimidazole-succinocarboxamide synthase yields MAAALTTISLPSLQKIASGKVRDLFSLPDPNALLFVASDRLSAFDVVMTNGIPNKGAILTLMSAYWFRVLSERIPSLRTHFISLDVPAGIPAEEASVVKNRSMQVRKLQVLKIEAIVRGYITGSAWKEYQARGTVHGLAMPQGMRLAQKFPSAIYTPSTKAEAGAHDENIHPDDAWKEIGDRETADKVEALALTIYKAAAAYAEERGIIIADTKFEFAKDAEGNIYLVDEVLTPDSSRFWRKDGYEVGKEPDSFDKQFVRNWLIKEGLRAKEGVTLPEDICVATGEKYKEAFYLLTGTKFEDAANN; encoded by the coding sequence atggccgcagcCCTCACAACCATCtcgctgccgtcgctgcAGAAAATCGCATCCGGCAAAGTCCGCGATCTCTTCAGCCTCCCCGACCCCAATGCCCTGCTCTTCGTCGCATCAGACCGTCTCTCCGCCTTTGACGTCGTCATGACCAACGGCATCCCCAACAAGGGAGCCATCCTGACGCTCATGTCGGCGTACTGGTTCCGCGTGCTGTCTGAGCGCATCCCCAGCCTCCGCACACACTTCATCAGCCTGGATGTTCCCGCGGGCATTCCCGCCGAGGAGGCCAGCGTCGTCAAGAACCGCAGCATGCAGGTTCGCAAGCTGCAGGTGTTGAAAATCGAGGCCATCGTGAGGGGGTATATTACCGGGAGCGCGTGGAAGGAGTACCAGGCCAGGGGGACCGTTCACGGCCTCGCCATGCCCCAGGGCATGCGGCTTGCTCAGAAATTCCCCAGCGCCATTTACACGCCTAGCACCAAGGCGGAGGCGGGCGCGCACGACGAGAACATCCACCCCGACGATGCGTGGAAGGAGATTGGCGACAGGGAGACTGCCGACAAGGTCGAGGCGCTGGCTTTGACAATCTACAAGGCCGCCGCTGCGTATGCGGAGGAGCGTGGCATTATTATTGCCGACACCAAGTTCGAGTTTgccaaggatgccgagggcAACATTTATCTCGTGGACGAGGTGTTGACGCCCGACAGTTCGCGGTTCTGGAGAAAGGATGGGTATGAGGTAGGAAAGGAGCCGGACAGCTTCGATAAGCAGTTTGTGAGGAATTGGTTGATCAAGGAGGGGCTCAGGGCCAAAGAGGGCGTGACGCTTCCAGAAGATATTTGTGTTGCTACGGGAGAGAAGTACAAGGAGGCGTTTTACCTGTTGACGGGCACCAAGTTTGAAGATGCGGCTAACAACTAG